One part of the Futiania mangrovi genome encodes these proteins:
- a CDS encoding FliM/FliN family flagellar motor switch protein gives MLPVDAVSIEVVAVLGRTTMPIGRLLRMGRGALIELDAHVSAPVRLYANDVLIAHGELVIQGDRLAIQVTGVPRKGGAAGETPDARDAA, from the coding sequence ATGCTTCCAGTCGACGCCGTGTCAATCGAGGTGGTGGCGGTCCTCGGCCGTACGACCATGCCGATCGGCCGCCTGCTGCGCATGGGCCGCGGCGCGCTGATCGAGCTGGATGCCCATGTGAGCGCGCCTGTCCGGCTCTATGCGAACGATGTGCTCATCGCACATGGGGAGCTTGTGATCCAGGGCGACCGTCTTGCGATCCAGGTGACCGGGGTGCCCCGCAAGGGCGGTGCGGCGGGCGAAACGCCGGACGCCCGCGACGCCGCCTGA
- the mgtE gene encoding magnesium transporter, with amino-acid sequence MADGNRPAFEQEDEGGATLGPRFVASVVAALDAADGTQIRDLCAELHPADLADLIGLLNRDERRDLVALLGSLLTADVLSELDEGIRDDVLDQLDPKAVAAAISELDTDDAVYLLEDLDPEVQQEILKEVAPEDRTAVEQGLQYPEGSAGRLMQRELIAVPSYWTVGQVIDYMRETPDLPDDFYELIVVDPAYKPVGTVALSDLLRSRRAVIIEDIADTDVETIAVETDQEDVAYRFEQYGLVSAPVVDESGRLVGVIMVDDVVDIIAEEADEDIKRLGGVGDEDLSDTVVATTRYRFPWLVVNLATALLASWVISWFEGSIAQIVALAVLMPIVASMGGNAGTQSLTVAVRAIATKELTSLNSARVIWRETAVGLLNGVLFAVLMGAVAGFWFDSVPLGLVMAAAMVINMLAAGLAGVLIPVALDRLKIDPAVASSVFVTTVTDVVGFFAFLGLAALVLL; translated from the coding sequence ATGGCGGACGGCAACCGGCCGGCGTTCGAGCAGGAGGACGAAGGCGGCGCGACGCTCGGTCCGCGCTTCGTCGCGTCGGTCGTCGCGGCCCTGGATGCCGCCGACGGGACGCAGATCCGCGACCTGTGCGCCGAACTGCACCCTGCCGACCTCGCGGATCTCATCGGCCTTCTGAACCGGGACGAGCGGCGCGATCTGGTCGCGCTGCTGGGATCGCTGCTGACCGCCGACGTGCTCTCGGAACTGGACGAGGGCATCCGCGACGACGTCCTGGATCAGCTCGACCCGAAGGCGGTCGCGGCGGCGATCTCCGAACTCGACACCGACGACGCGGTCTACCTTCTCGAAGACCTCGACCCCGAGGTGCAGCAGGAGATCCTGAAGGAGGTCGCGCCCGAGGACCGCACCGCGGTCGAGCAGGGCCTGCAATATCCCGAAGGCTCTGCCGGGCGCCTCATGCAGCGGGAACTGATCGCGGTCCCGTCCTACTGGACGGTCGGCCAGGTCATCGACTACATGCGCGAGACGCCGGACCTGCCGGACGACTTCTACGAGCTGATCGTGGTCGACCCGGCCTACAAGCCCGTGGGCACGGTCGCGCTGTCGGACCTCCTGCGCTCCCGCCGCGCCGTCATCATCGAGGACATCGCCGACACTGACGTCGAGACCATCGCGGTCGAAACCGACCAGGAGGACGTCGCTTACCGGTTCGAGCAGTACGGCCTCGTGTCCGCCCCGGTCGTAGACGAGAGCGGCCGCCTGGTCGGCGTCATCATGGTCGACGACGTGGTCGACATCATCGCCGAGGAGGCGGACGAGGACATTAAGCGCCTCGGCGGCGTCGGCGACGAGGATCTCTCCGACACCGTGGTCGCAACCACGCGCTACCGCTTTCCCTGGCTGGTGGTGAACCTCGCGACCGCGCTGCTCGCCTCCTGGGTCATCTCCTGGTTCGAGGGGTCGATCGCGCAGATCGTGGCGCTCGCGGTCCTCATGCCCATCGTCGCCTCCATGGGCGGAAACGCGGGAACCCAGTCGCTGACAGTCGCCGTGCGCGCCATCGCGACCAAGGAGCTGACCTCGCTCAACTCCGCCCGCGTCATCTGGCGCGAGACGGCGGTGGGGCTGCTGAACGGCGTGCTGTTCGCGGTCCTCATGGGCGCGGTCGCGGGCTTCTGGTTCGACAGCGTGCCCCTCGGCCTCGTCATGGCGGCGGCCATGGTCATCAACATGCTGGCGGCGGGCCTTGCGGGGGTGCTGATCCCGGTCGCACTCGACAGGCTGAAGATCGACCCGGCGGTGGCGTCCAGCGTGTTCGTGACGACGGTGACGGATGTCGTGGGCTTCTTCGCCTTTCTGGGGCTTGCGGCGCTGGTGCTGCTCTAG
- a CDS encoding isovaleryl-CoA dehydrogenase, producing the protein MIPNDFPSMNFNLGETAEMIRDTVRSFTADHVAPLAAEIDRTDEFPRQLWPKLGEMGLLGITVEEEWGGSGLGYLEHCIAMEEISRGSASVGLSYGAHSNLCVNQLRRWGTDEQKRRYLPKLVSGEHVGGLAMSEPGAGSDVVSMRLKAEKKGDRYILNGSKFWITNGPGGDLLIVYAKTDPQAGPRGITAFLIEKGFKGFSVAQKLDKLGMRGSNTGELVFEDCEVPEENVMGAVGKGVNVLMSGLDYERAVLAAGPLGIMQACMDVVMPYVHERKQFGQAIGEFQLMQGKIADMYVTMNAARAYVYAVAKACDAGQTTRKDAAGAILFAAEKATWMALEAIQALGGNGYINEYPTGRLLRDAKLYEIGAGTSEIRRWLIGRELFQETA; encoded by the coding sequence ATGATTCCGAACGATTTCCCGTCGATGAACTTCAACCTCGGCGAGACGGCCGAGATGATCCGCGACACGGTGCGCTCCTTCACCGCCGACCATGTGGCTCCGCTCGCTGCCGAGATCGACCGCACGGACGAGTTTCCGCGCCAGCTCTGGCCGAAGCTGGGGGAGATGGGGCTCCTCGGCATCACGGTGGAGGAGGAGTGGGGCGGGTCCGGCCTCGGCTATCTGGAGCATTGCATCGCCATGGAGGAGATCAGCCGCGGTTCGGCCTCGGTCGGCCTGTCCTACGGCGCGCATTCGAACCTGTGCGTCAACCAGCTGCGCCGCTGGGGCACGGACGAGCAGAAGCGCCGCTATCTGCCCAAGCTCGTCTCGGGCGAGCATGTGGGCGGCCTCGCCATGTCGGAGCCGGGGGCAGGCTCCGACGTCGTCTCCATGCGCCTGAAGGCGGAGAAGAAGGGCGACCGCTACATCCTCAACGGCTCGAAGTTCTGGATCACCAACGGTCCCGGCGGCGACCTGCTGATCGTCTATGCCAAGACCGATCCGCAGGCAGGTCCGCGCGGCATCACCGCGTTCCTGATCGAGAAGGGGTTCAAGGGCTTCTCGGTCGCGCAGAAGCTCGACAAGCTCGGCATGCGCGGGTCGAACACGGGCGAGCTGGTGTTCGAGGATTGCGAGGTGCCCGAGGAGAACGTGATGGGCGCCGTCGGCAAGGGCGTGAACGTCCTCATGTCCGGCCTCGACTATGAGCGCGCGGTGCTGGCTGCCGGCCCCCTCGGCATCATGCAGGCGTGCATGGACGTGGTCATGCCTTACGTGCACGAGCGCAAGCAATTCGGCCAGGCGATCGGCGAGTTCCAGCTGATGCAGGGCAAGATCGCCGACATGTACGTCACCATGAACGCCGCGCGCGCCTATGTGTACGCCGTGGCGAAGGCGTGCGACGCGGGCCAGACGACGCGCAAGGACGCCGCGGGCGCTATCCTCTTCGCCGCGGAGAAGGCGACGTGGATGGCGTTGGAGGCGATCCAGGCGCTGGGCGGCAACGGCTACATAAACGAGTATCCGACGGGCCGCCTGCTGCGCGACGCGAAGCTCTACGAGATCGGCGCGGGCACGAGCGAGATCCGCCGCTGGCTGATCGGCCGGGAACTGTTCCAGGAGACGGCGTGA
- a CDS encoding DUF3253 domain-containing protein produces MADTPGEDIEAAILRLAGERGAGKSICPSEAARALAGSDEKAWSRLMPAVRAAAVALAKDGRIVILRKGKPADPDAFKGVYRLALPPEA; encoded by the coding sequence ATGGCAGACACGCCGGGAGAGGACATCGAGGCCGCGATCCTGCGCCTCGCGGGCGAACGCGGGGCCGGCAAGTCGATCTGCCCGTCGGAGGCGGCCCGCGCGCTGGCAGGTTCCGACGAGAAGGCGTGGAGCCGGCTGATGCCCGCCGTGCGCGCCGCCGCCGTCGCGCTGGCGAAGGACGGGCGCATCGTCATCCTGCGCAAGGGCAAGCCCGCAGACCCCGACGCCTTCAAGGGCGTCTACCGGCTCGCCCTGCCGCCGGAGGCATGA
- a CDS encoding carboxyl transferase domain-containing protein yields MAVLRTTFNPRDPATRENADAMAAIVADLREKVAAAALGGPEKARTRHVQRGKLLPRERVERLLDPGTPFLELSQLAAHDMYGGDIAGAGVITGVGRVAGTECMIVCNDATIKGGTYYPMTVKKHVRAQDIARENNLPCVYLVDSGGANLPNQTEVFPDRDHFGRIFYNQANLSALGIPQIAVVMGSCTAGGAYVPAMSDESIIVKGRGEESQGTIFLGGPPLVRAATGEVVSATDLGGADVHTRESGVTDHLAVDDFHALARARAIVAGLNRTKAHGLALRDPVPPVYDPAELEAVVPVDLKRQYDAREIIARIVDGSEFDEFKKLYGTTLVCGFAHIWGMPVGIIANNGILYSESALKGAHFVELCCQRKIPLLFLQNITGFMVGRKYESGGIARDGAKMVMAVACAQVPKITVVVGGSYGAGNYAMNGRAYAPRFMFTWPNARISVMGAEQAASVLATVRRDGIEREGGQWSADEEEAFKAPIRARFEDEGHPYFGSARLWDDGVIAPSDTRRVVGLALSATLNAPIPDPRFGVFRM; encoded by the coding sequence ATGGCCGTTCTGCGCACGACATTCAACCCCCGCGATCCCGCGACGCGCGAAAATGCGGACGCGATGGCAGCGATCGTCGCGGACCTGCGGGAGAAGGTGGCAGCGGCAGCCCTGGGCGGGCCGGAAAAGGCGCGCACCCGGCACGTCCAGCGCGGCAAGCTTCTGCCGCGGGAGCGGGTGGAGCGCCTGCTCGACCCCGGCACCCCGTTCCTTGAGTTGTCGCAGCTTGCCGCCCACGACATGTACGGCGGCGACATCGCGGGCGCGGGCGTCATCACCGGCGTGGGCCGCGTCGCGGGCACGGAATGCATGATCGTGTGCAACGACGCGACCATCAAGGGCGGCACCTACTACCCCATGACGGTCAAGAAGCATGTCCGCGCGCAGGACATCGCGCGCGAGAACAATCTGCCGTGCGTCTACCTGGTCGATTCCGGCGGCGCGAACCTGCCGAACCAGACCGAGGTGTTCCCCGACCGCGACCATTTCGGCCGCATCTTCTACAATCAGGCGAACCTTTCGGCACTGGGCATCCCGCAGATCGCGGTGGTGATGGGAAGCTGCACGGCGGGCGGCGCCTACGTCCCCGCCATGTCGGACGAATCCATCATCGTGAAGGGCCGCGGCGAGGAGAGCCAGGGTACGATCTTCCTCGGCGGGCCGCCGCTGGTGCGCGCCGCGACGGGGGAGGTGGTGAGCGCGACCGACCTCGGCGGTGCCGACGTTCATACGCGCGAGTCGGGCGTGACCGATCATCTCGCGGTTGACGATTTCCACGCGCTGGCCCGCGCCCGCGCCATCGTGGCGGGGCTGAACCGGACCAAGGCGCACGGGCTCGCGCTGCGCGATCCCGTGCCGCCTGTCTACGACCCGGCGGAGCTTGAGGCCGTGGTGCCCGTGGATCTCAAGCGCCAGTACGACGCGCGCGAGATCATCGCCCGCATCGTCGACGGGTCGGAGTTCGACGAGTTCAAGAAGCTCTACGGCACCACGCTCGTCTGCGGCTTCGCGCACATCTGGGGCATGCCGGTCGGCATTATCGCGAACAATGGCATCCTCTATTCGGAATCGGCGCTGAAGGGCGCGCACTTCGTCGAGCTGTGCTGCCAGCGCAAGATCCCGCTGCTGTTCCTGCAGAACATCACGGGCTTCATGGTGGGCCGGAAGTACGAATCGGGCGGCATCGCGCGCGACGGCGCCAAGATGGTGATGGCGGTCGCCTGCGCCCAGGTGCCCAAGATCACCGTGGTCGTCGGCGGCTCTTACGGGGCGGGCAATTACGCCATGAACGGAAGGGCTTACGCGCCGCGCTTCATGTTCACCTGGCCGAATGCGCGCATCTCCGTCATGGGCGCGGAGCAGGCGGCGAGCGTGCTCGCTACCGTCCGGCGCGACGGGATCGAGCGCGAGGGCGGACAGTGGAGCGCGGACGAGGAGGAGGCCTTCAAGGCCCCGATCCGCGCGCGGTTCGAGGACGAGGGGCATCCCTATTTCGGTTCGGCCCGGCTCTGGGACGACGGCGTGATCGCGCCCTCCGACACGCGCCGGGTGGTGGGCCTCGCGCTGTCGGCCACGCTCAACGCGCCGATCCCCGATCCGCGCTTCGGCGTCTTCCGGATGTGA
- a CDS encoding ATP-binding protein, which produces MIRSLLIANRGEIACRIIRTARAMGVRTVAVYSDADAAAQHVRLADEAWRLGPAPARESYLKADLILDIARRAGADAIHPGYGFLSENAGFAEACAKAGVIFVGPPASAIRAMGGKDAAKALMEKAGVPVVPGYHGEDQAPDRLRAEAERIGFPLLAKAVAGGGGKGMRLIRTMAEFDDAVAGAAREAEASFGDATLLLERYVEAARHIEVQVFADTHGNVLHLNERDCSVQRRHQKVLEEAPAPGMDAATRAAMGAAAVEAARAIGYVGAGTVEFIVDAGRGLSPETFFFMEMNTRLQVEHPVTEAITGLDLVEWQLRVASGEALPIGQGEVPLDGHAIEARLYAEDVPRGFLPATGRLDALTFGAGVRIDSGVVEGDTISQHYDPMIAKLIAHGATREQALSRLAHALRDTRLCGLTTNQRFLIDVLEHRAFREGGVETRFLDHYAAEVVRPEGEIPPETAWLMAAAYVVLARQQQAARDPWEAADGFRVNAQASDRVDFAPEAGSHVPRTAAVTPHPASGADARGLTIAFAGAAPVEAEGKAFADGTLRLSLDGRVHAARIRVEPDALIVMSDGATWRLPLFDALAAEEAHAGESGALTAPMSGRIVRVAVAEGAEVKAGDTILVLEAMKMEHTLRAAADGTVTALSAAEGDQVDEGAVLAVVTPAEDA; this is translated from the coding sequence ATGATCCGTTCTCTGCTGATTGCGAACCGCGGCGAGATCGCCTGCCGCATCATCCGGACCGCCCGCGCCATGGGCGTGCGCACCGTCGCCGTCTATTCGGACGCCGACGCGGCGGCCCAGCATGTCCGGCTGGCCGACGAGGCGTGGCGGCTGGGTCCTGCGCCCGCGCGCGAGAGCTATCTCAAGGCCGACCTCATCCTCGACATCGCGCGCCGGGCGGGCGCCGACGCGATCCATCCGGGCTACGGCTTCCTGTCGGAGAACGCGGGCTTCGCGGAAGCCTGCGCCAAGGCCGGCGTGATCTTCGTCGGCCCGCCCGCGTCCGCGATCCGGGCGATGGGCGGCAAGGACGCGGCCAAGGCGCTGATGGAGAAGGCGGGCGTGCCTGTCGTGCCCGGCTACCACGGCGAGGACCAGGCGCCCGACCGTCTTCGCGCGGAGGCCGAGCGGATCGGCTTCCCTCTGCTCGCCAAGGCGGTTGCGGGCGGCGGCGGCAAGGGCATGCGCCTCATCCGCACGATGGCGGAGTTCGACGACGCGGTAGCAGGTGCTGCGCGCGAGGCAGAGGCGTCCTTCGGCGACGCGACCCTGCTGCTCGAACGCTATGTGGAGGCCGCGCGCCATATCGAGGTGCAGGTGTTCGCCGACACCCACGGCAACGTGCTTCACCTGAACGAGCGCGACTGCTCCGTCCAGCGCCGCCACCAGAAGGTGCTGGAGGAGGCGCCCGCCCCCGGCATGGACGCGGCGACACGCGCCGCGATGGGGGCCGCCGCCGTCGAGGCCGCGCGCGCCATCGGCTATGTCGGCGCGGGCACGGTCGAGTTCATCGTGGACGCGGGCCGCGGCCTGTCGCCGGAAACCTTCTTCTTCATGGAGATGAACACCCGTCTCCAGGTCGAGCATCCGGTGACCGAGGCGATCACCGGCCTGGACCTCGTCGAGTGGCAATTGCGCGTGGCTAGCGGCGAGGCGCTGCCGATCGGCCAGGGCGAGGTGCCGCTCGACGGCCATGCGATCGAGGCACGCCTCTATGCCGAGGACGTGCCGCGCGGCTTCCTGCCCGCCACGGGGCGGCTCGACGCGCTGACCTTCGGGGCGGGCGTGCGGATCGATTCCGGCGTCGTCGAGGGCGACACGATCTCGCAGCACTACGACCCGATGATCGCCAAGCTGATCGCCCACGGCGCGACGCGCGAGCAGGCGCTGAGCCGGCTGGCGCACGCCTTGCGCGACACGCGCCTTTGCGGCCTGACCACCAACCAGCGCTTCCTGATCGACGTGCTGGAGCACCGGGCATTTCGGGAAGGAGGGGTGGAGACGCGCTTCCTCGACCATTACGCCGCCGAGGTCGTGCGCCCGGAAGGCGAGATCCCGCCGGAGACGGCCTGGCTGATGGCCGCGGCCTATGTCGTGCTGGCCCGCCAGCAGCAGGCCGCCCGCGATCCGTGGGAGGCCGCGGACGGCTTCCGGGTCAATGCGCAGGCCAGCGACCGCGTGGACTTCGCGCCGGAGGCGGGCTCTCATGTCCCGCGCACGGCGGCCGTGACGCCCCATCCCGCATCGGGAGCAGACGCGCGGGGTCTGACGATCGCGTTCGCCGGCGCCGCGCCGGTCGAGGCGGAGGGCAAGGCGTTCGCCGACGGCACGCTGCGGCTATCGCTCGACGGGCGGGTTCATGCTGCGCGCATCCGGGTCGAGCCGGACGCGCTGATCGTGATGTCCGACGGGGCCACCTGGCGGCTGCCGCTGTTCGACGCGCTGGCGGCAGAGGAGGCGCATGCGGGCGAGAGCGGCGCGCTGACCGCGCCGATGTCGGGCCGCATCGTCCGCGTCGCCGTCGCAGAAGGGGCGGAGGTCAAGGCGGGCGACACGATCCTCGTGCTCGAGGCCATGAAGATGGAGCATACGCTGCGCGCGGCGGCCGATGGCACAGTGACCGCGCTGTCGGCGGCGGAGGGCGACCAGGTGGACGAGGGGGCGGTCCTCGCGGTCGTCACCCCGGCTGAGGACGCCTAG
- a CDS encoding TMEM165/GDT1 family protein, with amino-acid sequence MIDLLGVFITVFLAELGDKTQLATVLFAAEGRLSPLGVFLAASLALVATTALGVGAGVLAEKHLAALPLKLIAGVGFVVIGLWTIWGHFAERGAA; translated from the coding sequence GTGATTGATCTTCTGGGTGTTTTCATCACGGTCTTCCTGGCCGAACTGGGCGACAAGACGCAGCTTGCGACCGTGCTGTTCGCCGCCGAGGGGCGCCTGAGCCCGCTGGGCGTCTTCCTGGCCGCCTCTCTTGCGCTGGTCGCGACGACGGCGCTGGGTGTGGGCGCGGGCGTTCTGGCGGAGAAGCACCTGGCGGCCCTGCCGCTCAAGCTCATCGCCGGGGTCGGTTTCGTCGTCATCGGCCTGTGGACGATCTGGGGACATTTCGCGGAGCGGGGCGCGGCCTGA
- a CDS encoding DUF1489 family protein: MTLHLQKLCVGAESIEDLAAWQAGGGRAIAQAKGYDTPVHTTRMSPKRVAELLDGGALYWIIKGQMRVRQPLLDICPVTREGQSACDLVLAADLIPVVPRRVRPFQGWRYLRAEDAPADLTGLAEGQAAFEDFPADLRQELAELALI; encoded by the coding sequence ATGACCCTGCATCTGCAAAAGCTGTGCGTCGGTGCCGAGAGCATCGAGGACCTGGCCGCCTGGCAGGCGGGCGGCGGGCGCGCCATCGCGCAGGCGAAGGGCTACGACACGCCGGTGCACACGACCCGCATGTCGCCCAAGCGCGTGGCGGAACTGCTCGACGGCGGCGCGCTCTACTGGATCATCAAGGGGCAGATGCGCGTGCGCCAGCCCCTGCTCGACATCTGTCCCGTGACGCGGGAGGGGCAGAGCGCGTGCGACCTCGTGCTGGCTGCCGACCTCATCCCCGTCGTGCCGCGCCGGGTGCGGCCCTTCCAGGGGTGGCGCTACCTGCGGGCGGAGGATGCGCCCGCCGACCTGACAGGGCTTGCCGAGGGGCAGGCGGCGTTCGAGGATTTCCCGGCGGACCTGCGGCAGGAACTCGCCGAACTGGCCCTGATCTGA
- a CDS encoding division plane positioning ATPase MipZ, whose product MSVFVNGAIQGRQRHTGAHVIVLGNEKGGSGKTTTAMHVATALMAQGRTVGAMDLDLRQRSFTRYMENRLAFAERRGLKLAMPRYAKVKASDLPERAAAEAEETEAVRAAIGRLSDCDYVVIDSPGSYTAASRAAHALADTIVTPINDSFVDFDLLAHVDPDTLQIVGPSLYAEMVWDARKVRAIEDGGSIDWIVMRNRMAHVNAKNKERVGALLKKLAKRIGFRTAPGFSERVIYRELFLNGLTLLDLNESGGGLNMSHVAARQEVRNLIAALQLPAREVPAEAAE is encoded by the coding sequence ATGTCAGTTTTCGTGAATGGTGCCATCCAGGGCAGGCAGCGCCACACCGGGGCGCACGTCATCGTGCTCGGCAACGAGAAGGGCGGCTCGGGCAAGACCACGACGGCGATGCATGTCGCGACCGCGCTGATGGCGCAGGGACGCACTGTGGGCGCCATGGATCTCGACCTGCGCCAGCGCTCCTTCACCCGCTACATGGAGAACCGGCTGGCGTTCGCGGAGCGCCGCGGCCTCAAGCTCGCCATGCCCCGTTACGCCAAGGTGAAGGCGAGCGACCTGCCCGAGCGCGCGGCGGCGGAGGCCGAGGAGACGGAGGCCGTGCGCGCCGCCATCGGCCGCCTGTCCGACTGCGACTATGTCGTGATCGATTCGCCTGGCAGCTACACCGCGGCCTCGCGCGCCGCCCATGCGCTTGCCGACACGATCGTCACGCCGATCAACGACAGCTTCGTGGACTTCGACCTGCTGGCCCATGTCGACCCCGACACGCTGCAGATCGTCGGGCCCAGCCTCTATGCCGAAATGGTATGGGACGCGCGCAAGGTCCGCGCGATCGAGGATGGCGGCTCCATCGACTGGATCGTCATGCGCAACCGCATGGCGCACGTGAACGCCAAGAACAAGGAGCGGGTGGGCGCGCTGCTGAAGAAGCTCGCCAAGCGCATTGGGTTCCGCACCGCGCCGGGCTTCTCGGAGCGCGTGATCTACCGGGAACTGTTCCTCAACGGCCTGACGCTTCTGGATCTGAACGAGAGCGGCGGCGGCCTCAACATGTCTCACGTCGCGGCACGGCAGGAGGTGCGCAACCTCATCGCGGCGCTGCAGCTTCCCGCGCGCGAGGTTCCCGCCGAGGCGGCGGAATAA
- a CDS encoding vWA domain-containing protein — MSRAPTWDRAMAIQADMFQEAGRVGGLDIQLVFFRGHGECRSSKWVRRSADLLGLMTAVQVRGGLTQIGKVLNHTLRETQKERVSALVYIGDMCEEDPDPLCATAAQLGLRGVKAFMFHEGGNPAAAQTFREIARLTGGAYAPFDLGAADQLRQLLTAVAVYAAGGRRALADYGKRAGGDVLRIAHQLR, encoded by the coding sequence ATGAGCCGCGCGCCCACCTGGGACCGGGCCATGGCGATCCAGGCCGACATGTTCCAGGAGGCGGGGCGCGTCGGCGGCCTCGACATCCAGCTCGTCTTCTTCCGTGGGCACGGCGAATGCCGGTCCAGCAAATGGGTGAGGCGGTCGGCCGACCTGCTCGGGCTGATGACGGCGGTCCAGGTGCGCGGCGGGCTGACCCAGATCGGCAAGGTGCTGAACCACACCCTGCGCGAGACGCAGAAGGAGCGGGTAAGCGCGCTCGTCTACATCGGCGACATGTGCGAGGAGGATCCCGATCCCCTGTGCGCGACTGCGGCCCAGCTGGGCCTGCGCGGCGTCAAGGCGTTCATGTTCCACGAGGGCGGGAACCCGGCGGCCGCCCAGACCTTCCGGGAAATCGCGCGCCTGACGGGCGGGGCCTATGCGCCCTTCGACCTCGGCGCGGCCGACCAGTTGCGCCAGTTGCTCACGGCGGTGGCGGTCTATGCCGCGGGCGGGCGGCGCGCGCTCGCGGACTATGGCAAGCGCGCGGGCGGCGACGTCCTGCGCATCGCGCACCAGTTGCGTTAG
- a CDS encoding J domain-containing protein has product MHYFLAGIVLLLLLIGLAHLIANAQPSTLSRIVKVAGGTVASVAALAAAATGRFGLAFLLGAGAMALWTGRLPFAGRFGRMGGRPTGGQTSQVRTAWLSMELDHDSGEMDGEVMRGSLAGARLTDLGLADLEDLLAEVADDSQTVALLEAYIDRRFGPDWRGTGEHAGDGAEGHRGQEKGNHGSGARRPPEEGMTREVALSILGLGPDASAADIKASHKALMKKLHPDQGGSDWLAARINAAKDFLLGGKG; this is encoded by the coding sequence ATGCACTATTTCCTCGCAGGGATCGTCCTCCTGCTCCTGCTCATCGGGCTTGCGCACCTGATCGCGAACGCGCAGCCCTCGACCTTGTCGCGCATCGTGAAGGTGGCGGGCGGCACGGTCGCGTCGGTCGCGGCGCTGGCGGCGGCGGCGACGGGCCGGTTCGGGCTCGCGTTCCTGCTGGGCGCGGGCGCGATGGCGCTGTGGACCGGGCGGCTGCCGTTCGCGGGCCGCTTCGGCCGGATGGGTGGACGGCCGACGGGCGGGCAGACCTCCCAGGTCCGCACGGCATGGCTCTCGATGGAACTCGATCACGATTCGGGCGAGATGGATGGCGAGGTGATGCGCGGCAGCCTCGCGGGCGCGCGGCTCACCGACCTGGGCCTCGCGGATCTCGAGGACCTGCTGGCCGAGGTCGCGGACGACAGCCAGACCGTGGCGCTGCTCGAGGCCTATATCGACCGCCGTTTCGGGCCGGACTGGCGCGGGACCGGTGAGCACGCGGGCGACGGGGCCGAAGGGCACCGCGGGCAGGAGAAGGGCAATCACGGCTCCGGTGCGCGGCGCCCGCCTGAGGAGGGCATGACGCGCGAGGTGGCGCTTTCCATCCTCGGCCTCGGACCCGATGCGTCCGCCGCCGACATCAAGGCCTCGCACAAGGCGCTGATGAAGAAGCTGCACCCCGACCAGGGCGGCAGCGACTGGCTGGCCGCGCGGATCAACGCCGCCAAGGACTTCCTCCTCGGCGGTAAGGGTTAA
- the galU gene encoding UTP--glucose-1-phosphate uridylyltransferase GalU, with translation MTQRKRLRKAVFPVAGLGTRFLPATKAMPKEMLPVVDKPLIQYAVEEARAAGIEEFIFVTGKGKTALEDHFDRSAELEDLLGKRGKKAELDALLKTQLGSGQVAYTRQLDPLGLGHAVWCARNIVGDEPFAILLPDDLVLADRPCLAQMVEVYEETGGNVVAVMDVPREHTRRYGILDVAHDDGRLASVRGLVEKPAPEEAPSTLSIIGRYILMPEVFEQLDRQQTGAGGEIQLTDAMATLLGRQPFHGLRFEGTRFDCGDKAGFVQAQIAFALQRPDIAPAVRSYLGTLLAEGAA, from the coding sequence ATGACCCAACGCAAGCGTCTGCGCAAGGCCGTGTTTCCCGTGGCCGGCCTGGGAACCCGCTTCCTTCCGGCGACGAAGGCCATGCCGAAGGAAATGCTCCCCGTCGTCGACAAGCCGCTGATCCAGTACGCGGTGGAGGAGGCGCGCGCTGCCGGGATCGAGGAGTTCATCTTCGTCACCGGCAAGGGCAAGACGGCGCTGGAGGATCATTTCGACCGCTCGGCGGAGCTTGAAGACCTGCTGGGCAAGCGCGGCAAGAAGGCGGAACTGGACGCGCTCCTGAAGACGCAGCTCGGGTCCGGCCAGGTCGCCTATACCCGCCAGCTCGATCCGCTGGGCCTCGGCCATGCGGTCTGGTGCGCGCGCAATATCGTCGGCGACGAGCCGTTCGCGATTCTCCTGCCGGACGATCTCGTGCTGGCCGACCGGCCCTGTCTTGCGCAGATGGTCGAGGTCTACGAGGAAACCGGCGGCAACGTGGTCGCGGTGATGGATGTCCCGCGCGAGCATACTCGCCGCTACGGCATCCTCGACGTGGCGCATGACGACGGGCGGCTCGCCTCCGTGCGCGGACTGGTGGAGAAGCCGGCGCCGGAGGAGGCTCCCTCGACCCTGTCGATCATCGGGCGCTACATCCTGATGCCGGAGGTGTTCGAGCAGCTGGACCGCCAGCAGACCGGCGCGGGGGGCGAAATCCAGCTGACCGACGCCATGGCGACGCTGCTTGGGCGTCAGCCATTCCACGGGCTGAGGTTCGAAGGCACGCGCTTCGACTGCGGCGACAAGGCGGGCTTCGTGCAGGCGCAGATCGCGTTTGCGCTGCAGCGCCCGGACATTGCGCCGGCGGTGCGCAGCTATCTCGGCACGCTGCTTGCTGAAGGGGCGGCCTGA